TTGGATCCTTTCCTGGGACTGGGACATACCGCCCAAGCCTGTGTTCGGCTGGGGATAAATTTTATCGGGTTTGAAATCGACCCGGAATATCTGAAAATAGTCCAAAGAAGCCTGATTTCCCAAATCCGGCAGCTAAAACTAGATTTTCATAAATTAATTTAATATCTTAGTGTTGTTAGATACTATCGCTAAAATTTCATAGAATGATCTCTGGTTAAGGTAAACTATAATTATGGTCAAGTACATTCCCACATTGCGTCATTTTTTCAGTCACGGTGCAGATCCCCGTTCTGGCTTTCCACGGGTTGATCCGCCGAAAATCGCTGATCCGGATTTCGGCCCTGGCCTATTCCACTGTTCTAGCTCTGATTCCCTTGCTAGCTCTGCTGTTTGCCATTTTTAAGGGCCTGGGTTTACAGCGTTTGTTGGCAGCCCAACTGCTTCCCCGCTTGGCCGGCGGCTCCCAGGAATTTGCCCGGCAGATTCTCAATTACATCGAGGCCACTAAGGTAACCTCCCTGGGCATTTTCGGAGTGATATGGCTGCTGGTGGCCCTGGTCCTGGTGATGACCAATGTCGAGCAAGCCTTTAATGAGGTCTGGGGTGTTCCCCATACCCGTCCCTGGTGGCGCAAACTGAGCGATTACCTGAGCATTTTTCTGCTACTGCCCTTGCTGATGGCCGTTTCACTGTCGATAGCTACCGCTATCCGGGGACATCCTGCCATCCGGGGTTTTTTCCAGACGGTTTTACCGGGGATTTTCGATTCCGCCTCGAGTTATCTGATTTCTTTCGGTCTGATCTGGTTAGCATTTACCTTTATCTACCTAGTGATGCCCAACACCCGGGTCAGGTTCCTGTCCGCCCTGTTGGGGGGCATTGTCGGGGGCAGCCTCTGGCAGGTGGCCCAATGGATTTTTCTATGGTTCCAGGCCACCGCAACTTATTACAATGCCATCTACGGGGCCCTCTATCAACTGCTATTTTTGATTATCTGGATTTTCTGGAGCTGGCTGGTGATCCTGTTCGGCAGCGAAGTCGCCTTCGCCCATCAACACCTGCCTCAATTAGTCAAAGAATTCCGCCGACCCCACCAGGAGGGCCAGAACGTGGATGAATACCTGGGCCTGGCGGCGCTGATGGCTATCGGCAAGCGCTTCTATCGGGAACAGGAACCCTTGACCCTGAATGAATTAACTGAGCTGTTCTCCCTGGAACCAAACTCTGCCCTGGAACTGGTTAAGGCTCTGCAACTGAGCGGTCTGGTGGTCGAGCTTGCCACCAGCGACGGTCAGGGACTGGCGACGTATCTGCCGCAACGGCCTTTGGACCGGGTCTCGACCCTGGAAGTAATCAATGGTTTACGGCAACGGCGCTGGGCAGCTTTGAGTCCGTCTCTCTCAATGAAAAACAGCCCAGTACTTTGGTTGGAGCGCTTAATCGAAGGCAAACAGAAGACAAATTTAGAAAAGCTAAGCGTTAAGGATTTGATTGATCAGGAAACCGGGGGAACCCCGTTATCAGCCACGAACTCAGGGAAAGATTGATCTCCATGAATACTAAAGGGGCACGATGTCTTATGCCCCTAAGATCAATTAGCAATAATGCTTTTTCCCTTCTACTGTTGCTGCCGACCCTCCTCAACCATCTTTTCCAATTGGGCCTTCTCCGGGTGCTGGGGATTAAGTTCCAGGGCTTTTTCAAATAACGGGGCGGCCTTGGCCTTCTCTCCCTGATAGTAATAGGTCGACCCCAGGTTGATCATGGCTACCCAGAATTTGGGGT
This portion of the Deltaproteobacteria bacterium genome encodes:
- a CDS encoding YihY/virulence factor BrkB family protein; translation: MQIPVLAFHGLIRRKSLIRISALAYSTVLALIPLLALLFAIFKGLGLQRLLAAQLLPRLAGGSQEFARQILNYIEATKVTSLGIFGVIWLLVALVLVMTNVEQAFNEVWGVPHTRPWWRKLSDYLSIFLLLPLLMAVSLSIATAIRGHPAIRGFFQTVLPGIFDSASSYLISFGLIWLAFTFIYLVMPNTRVRFLSALLGGIVGGSLWQVAQWIFLWFQATATYYNAIYGALYQLLFLIIWIFWSWLVILFGSEVAFAHQHLPQLVKEFRRPHQEGQNVDEYLGLAALMAIGKRFYREQEPLTLNELTELFSLEPNSALELVKALQLSGLVVELATSDGQGLATYLPQRPLDRVSTLEVINGLRQRRWAALSPSLSMKNSPVLWLERLIEGKQKTNLEKLSVKDLIDQETGGTPLSATNSGKD